The genomic window tttaaaaagatatcgaacccaaaggaccaataatcgacctaccgttatctaatgttactttgtaaatctaaggctaatgatttaaagggttttgattaattgaataattaaaataagagaaataaatattttttagatttttaatatgtaaataaaatattgctaggacgtgctattagttgcttcagagggttcaatgcttaattcgcgctagacaaactgttaaattttggaaactatattgatttaaaaataccaatctcagctctcgcaaatcttgactagtattataaattataaaggtggtgcttaactctcgtcctcacacccgctaataaaatactctttgaaaaacaatataatttaattaactctaaccccaactctcgttgcgaattagatttaatgttcagtttttactatatagtagaaatctcacgctctcgctctattgatttttactttaattaattctcactctcgtgacgaattataatcaacgtttaattaaaaactgcttaagaaaataaaacagtcgccagttttcaagaattatatttgatttaaaaacactaatctcagctctcgcaaatcttgactagcgttatacttagataaaataaatgctcagctctcacgcgctcacttacctatataagtacctttgaaaaccaatataaaactcattaatcctaaatagctctcgcggactttagaactaacggtcagttttaactatccgaccctaaacctcaactctcgtcaatgttggtttattgcctttaaaacaatcttcactctcgtgacgaattatttgaaaacgtatttatttaaaactggtggttgaaaactattaagcacgaattaactaccgaacccctattagctactaactacacatcctagcaacgctaaatttagctagacataactaaaaataaagacataaaaataaaataagcaaataaataaatagacataataaaaataaaaactaaaattaaaagcataaaataaagacaagaaataaataagaccataaaataaaataagaacctgaaaTAACAAAAGGAATCTCGAGTACGGACTCCGACAGCGTAACGgcaggaaataaaaaaaacttattaaattctcaacggagaataaaataatactaaactctcaactttagagaagaaaaccttgtggtactaagcctagttctcaattctccaagtcaagtgttatatttttgagtgaagagaactagcctatttatactaaaatacaaggaGAGGGGAAAACGGtttggccgatgtgggactttgtGAGAATCTCGCGTGACCGTTTGATCTGATGGATGGCCATGATGAAAAGGAAGTGGCGAGGGCCACTTGGTGCAAGCTGGCGGGCGCCATCTTGGCCTGGTTGGCGGACGCCAATGTGGCTTGGCTGGCGAGCATTTtgtgggctgcacatgtgtggcccaattggttgcacatgtgtggcctttttgtccatttttgctccttttcggtccgttttcgctcctttcttcaactcgtacactttttatctgtttatttaaaatacgagaaataagtgactatttatataataaaacttcggaatcgaaataaaaacatataaaatataatagtaaattaactaaataaatagcatatttttaggtgtatcaaactcccctaaacttgaaccattgattgtcctcaagcaatttagcttgcatatagaaaacatttgaaatgcgaagcaactcacacacacagacttagagaaaaataacatcacaagtaCTCATACGTGGTCAGAAATTTAAATCGGCTAAGATTAATTTGTTAGGTTCTTTATACAATCAAGAAGGGTATTTCAACgacacacaaagttctccctcttatacatatcgaatttggatcatgccgttgtactaaaatctaaatcttctcctttgtttcatcctttttcattctagacagtcacattaagaccatttatctatgtcacacacatggtaagaaaATCGGTTAGCgtctttattcatctttttcaactcgcaattagcttgatgatacaaatttttgtattagcaatcatataaatatattttttttccaaggtttaaccgtattaccacagtatgaccttatttttttttttctttaaggtttaaccgtattaccacagtatgaccttaagaatttgcttagatgattcgcttatattcatcgacaaacctacttaatgtgtgactttatagatggtgtccgactggatagataaactactaaaggattccacaaatttaaatcaggagattttggcacaatggttattcaaattgatatctatactagggagacttctgggtgttggaaaaataccgattttgttgtaaaattccCTAATTTCCTTAACTTAGCCTCTCCTCTTTTCTTAACCTATATACTTTCTAAGTGAGCTATTATCCTAAGTCTTTggaaaaaattttaatttggctcaagaaaaggaaaaatttagaaaaccaAAGAAGATACTatagattcaattttttttattatgcgaaaggaaataaaaattcaaataactaaaaattaaaaataaataaagatagtagaatactcccctaaacttaaatccaacagTGTCCTCACTGTTGCGACTCAAGAGTGGAATTGGAGCGTAAAACCTATGGCAACAGCCCTGCATCTTATGTTGGGTTTGAAGAATTTTTGGGTTTGCATGAACTGCATTCGGTCCAACATCTCCTCTTGTAGCTGGTGCATCGCATAAAAGAGTCAATCGCGTTCCTTGTGGATAGCACTTTGAGCGTGTATTTCATAGAGCACACCATTGATGGTACGCTATCTCGATGAGGAGGATCCACCtgcaaaagtgttagaaaaGATGTGTAGTGTGTGCACGTGGAACGATGTTGGTGCCCCCACCAGCGGCAACATTTTGAGAAATGTGCGTGGGGGCTTTATTAGTCACAGGATCATCAGAGatagtcataaaaaaaaaaacaaaaataaaagaaaggaaaaattaaacaagaattaaagaaaactcatgggttgcctcccatgcagcGCTTTGTTTAACGTCGGTTAGCTCGACTTCTTAACCCTTTAAATTAGTATGGTGCCTCTTCCAAACTCACATTCTTAAAATTATGCCCAACATCCTTAGGTCTCCATTTGAACATGTCAAACCATCTCATAGgtgttttcctttttcttttctttttcttggaggCAAACGGAGATGTTTTATTTTGGAAGATATTACTTTCTGGGTGGGCTTTTAGTATGTCGGGAGGTGCTCGTTTAAAGGGTGTGTTATCGACATTTGATTCAGCTATGTCGAGTCTATAGCAAGAGCTTTTCTTTAAACATTTAGCTAGGTCGTCATTACCATTTTTATGAGTCGGAGGGATGAGAGTTTTTAGAATTTCAGAATTTTTGGTTTTATCTTTCTCCATCTCTTTTCCACATTCTTTGACGACGTCTAACATATAGCAACTATCTTCAATGGCCGATGCGTTCATGAATTGTGTTAagataaattcaactttttcttcaccTACTTCAAATGTGAGCTTTCCTTTTTTCACATCTATTATGGCACCAGCGGTTGCTAagaatggccttcctaaaatTATGGGTGTATTGGAATCTTCCCTAATGTCCATGACTATAAAATCAGTTGGGATAAAGAATTGACCTATACGTACTGGCACGTTTTCTAGTATACCTAGGGGGTATTTGACAGAACGGTCAGCGAATTGTATTGACATTTTAGTTGGTCTCAATTCTCCTAACTTAAGTTTTTCATATATGGGCATAGGCATTAAGCTTATACTGGCTCCTAAATCGCATAGTGCTCTATCTATGACATGTTTTCCAATGACACATGGTATGGAAAAACTTCCTGGGTCTTTTAGCTTAGGAGGCATATTATTTTGAAGTATCGAGCTACACTCGGCAGTAAGCATAACGGTTTCTTCTTCCTCGATCTTTTTCTTATTAGTTAAGATATCTTTAAGAAACTTAGCGTACGAGGGCATTTGTGTGATAGCTTCCGTAAAAGGTATTgtgatgtttagtttttgtagaaGCTCTACAAATTTCTTAAACTGCCCTACGTTTTTGGATTGTACTAATCTTTGAGGATACAGGATGGGTGGTTTATATGGTGGGGGAGGAACGTAaggtttctctttctctttggtttcctctccactatcctccttttcttttggtttaCTCTCCTTCTCGGTTGTCTTATCGGAATTGGGTTGCATGGCAGGATTTTTAGTTCTAGGATCAGCTGGTCCATCGTATTGTGTCCCACTTCGTAATATAACAGCATTCACATGTCCCCTAGGGTTTGGCTGAGGCTGGCCAGGAAATATGCCTGCAGGAGCAGAGGTAGATGCTTGTTGTTGAGCCACTTGTGCAATTTGTGTCTCTAACATCTTATTGTGAGTGGTCAAGACATCTAGCCTGCTTGTTAATTGCTTAATTTGCTCACTAGTGTGTATGTTTTGATTTAGGACTTCCTTGTTAGTTTGAGTTTGTACGGCTATGAAGTTCTCCATCATCAATTCAAGGTTTGACTTCATAGGAACATTTTGAGCAGGTTTTTGGAATCCTGGTGGCGAAGGAGTAGGTGCTTGGCCAAGTGCATATAAAGCGTTGTTGCTATTGTACGAAAGGTACGGGTGATTTCTCTGGTTTTGGTTGTAAGAGTTCCCTTGAGTGTAATTCACTTGGTCGGTGGGAGCTTCGGTTAGAAGTCGACATTCAGCGATAGTATGACCTTGAGCTCCGCACAACTCACAATTTTGTATTGTTGCAGCCACGGTGGCTTTGGGTGCGTTGGTTAGACTCTCTATCTTTTGAGTTAAGGCATCTAACTTGGCGTTGATGTGGTCCATGTTGCTGATTTCGTACATTCCACCTTTCGTTTGAGGTTTCTCTACTGTTGTTCTCTCGTTTCCCCACTGATAATGGTTCTGATCCATGCTCTCGATAAGCTGATAGGCTTGGTTGTATGGTTTATCCATAAGTGCGCCACCAGCTGCGGCGTCTATTGTCATTCTTGTATTATACAAGAGACCATTGTAAAAGGTGTGGATAATTAGCCAATTTTCGAGCCCATGATGAGGACATATACTAATCATTTCTTTGTATCTTTCCCATGCTTCGAAAAGAGATTCGTTGTCTCTTTGTCTAAATCCATTGATTTGGGCTCTTAGCATAGCAGTTTTGCTAGGCGGAAAATATCTCGCTAAAAAGACTTTCTTCAACTCGTTCCATGTTGCGACTGAGTTGGATGGTAGGGACTGGAGCCAGGCTCTAACTTTATCTCTTAACGAGAATGGGAATAAGCGAAGTCTTATAGCTTCGGGACAAACACCATTTGCCTTCACGGTATCTGCGTATTGCAAGAATATGGACAAATGTAAATTGGGGTCGTCCGTGGGGTTTCCggagaattggttttgttgtaCGGCCGACAACAATGAAGGTTTAAGCTCAAAGTTATTTGCTTCAATAGCGGGGGCAGCGATGCTATTGTGCGGTTCTTCTTGCGAAGGAATAGCGTAGGACCTTAGTGGTCGTTCTTGTTGGGCTTCAGCCATAACTAAATCGGGAAGAGGAATCTCTAAttgattttctaaatttctaCGTCTTAAAAGACGTTCGGGTTCGCTAACTAGTTGCACCAATCTTTCGCCTCTAGAGCGAGTGCTTGGCATGCAACAAACGAACTAATCagggtaaaataaaaataaaaaataaaaataaaattgccttAGTCTCTACGGTGTAACACTGGAGTTACGATATCGACTAAAttggtccccggcaacggcgccaaaaacttgatcggAGGGCAACgtgactgcaagtatacagtcgtgtcgtgtagttttaaaaagatatcgaacccaaagaaccaataatcgacctaccgttatctaatgttactttgtaaatctaaggctaatgatttaaagggttttgattaattgaataattaaaataagagaaataaatattttttagatttttaatatgtaaataaaatattgctaggacgtgctattagttgcttcagagggttcaatgcttaattcgcgctagacaaactgttaaattttcgaaactatattgatttaaaaataccaatctcagctctcgcaaatgttgactagtattataaattataaaggtggtgcttaactctcgtcctcacacccgctaataaaatactctttgaaaaacaatataatttaattaactctaaccccaactctcgttgcgaattagatttaatgttcagtttttactatctagtagaaatctcacgctctcgctctattgatttttactttaattaattctcactctcgtgacgaattataatcaacgtttaattaaaaactgcttaagaaaataaaacagtcgccagttttcaagaattatatttgatttaaaaacactaatctcagctctcgcaaatcttgactagcgttatacttagataaaataaatgctcagctctcacgcgctcacttacctatataagtacctttgaaaaccaatataaaactcattaatcctaaatagctctcgcggactttagaactaacggtcagttttaactatccgaccctaaacctcaactctcgtcaatgttggtttattgcctttaaaacaatcctcactctcgtgacgaattatttgaaaacgtatttatttaaaactggtggttgaaaactattaagcacgaattaactaccgaacccctattagctactaactacacatcctagcaacgctaaatttagctagacataactaaaaataaagacataataataaaataagcaaataaataaatagacataataaaaataaaaactaaaattaaaagcataaaataaaagcaataaaataaagacaagaaataaataagaccataaaataaaataagaacctgaaaTAACAAAAGGAATCTCGAGTACGGACTCCAACAGCGTAACGgcaggaaataaaaaaaacttattaaattctcaacggagaataaaataatactaaactctcaactttagagaagaaaaccttgtggtactaagcctagttctcaattctccaagtcaagtgttatatttttgagtgaagagaactagcctatttatactaaaatacaaggaGAGGGGAAAACGGtttggccgatgtgggactttgtGAGAATCTCGCGTGACCGTTTGATCTGATGGATGACCATGATGAAAAGGAAGTGGCGAGGGCCACTTGGTGCAAGCTGGCGGGCGCCATCTTGGCCTGGTTGGCGGACGCCAATGTGGCTTGGCTGGCGAGCATTTtgtgggctgcacatgtgtggcccaattggttgcacatgtgtggccttttttgtccatttttgctccttttcGGTCTGTTTTCGCTCatttcttcaactcgtacactttttatctgtttatttaaaatacgagaaataagtgactatttatataataaaacttcggaatcgaaataaaaacatataaaatataatagtaaattaactaaataaatagcatatttttaggtgtatcaGTTTTTCATGTGGAAATAGTTGCTCCACAGTGGTGAAATGAGAGCCGTTGAGATGAATTAACGATCCCAAGAGCGTTGCAAGAAGAATATTGGCTATAGAGAATGGGAAATGCTACTTATCCCGAAAACTTGTGATAGAGAATTATGGTGTCTATTACCCTTAACTTTTTACACAAAGCTGCCGGAGCAAAGTGGACTTGGACTGAACTTTAGAGCACCTGGGCCGCATATATTGGGTCTTGACTCAATTCGGAACAAGTATCATTGacgaaaattgcttttttcgcCCCCCAAGTTCCTCTTaaaccccccccccccaaaatcccaaaataaccttgaatttggGGGGTTTAGGAAGCTATGGATCCTAGGATCCGAAATATATTATGTGTGGTTCGTGGGATCCGAAACAAGCCAATTATAGATGGGAACAcgttttggggggggggggggggggggacgAAAATTGTGCTTATACGTTGGTTTGGAGTCTACAATCCAAAACCAATTATGTTCggattctgcgaaccgaaatggtcatgaaaatcacaggtttggatcctgcgaatcgaaatggtcacgaaaatcacaggtttggatcctgcgaatcgaaatggtcactaaaattacaggtttggagtgtacagtccaaaatcaagttttctgcataattttttacagttttacaggccaacattatgcatgttcggaatttgctcttttgcactaaattaaaagttaaaaataaccattgtcattacatacgataacttcaaacataatcaaataaatcacaacttcaaactctaaaacgtaaattacaagttcaaacttaaaaacaattcaagcaaaatgaGTTCGTCTTCATTTGGctccatcttcatttgtctctcACAACTACAGGATCATCTTCATTTGTTTCCATCTTCATGTCACctttttcattcttcatgaGTTCGTCAAACTCAACCATCCGGTCCATAAATGTATCCTCCCAAGTCTCAGCCTCTGGCGCCCTATGATTTTTCCATTCCTTACAAGTTGGAGGCAGTGGACACCCAACCTTCAATTTAACATACACAAAATGGTTTGGAACCATACCAACACACATAATGCGTGCAGATGGATCCAACGGTGGACGACCGCGCAGTGGAAAATAGGTTTCACAATAACCAATCTCATGTTTAGTTAATAAAACTACAACACGGTTGTAGGCCGTTGCAAGGATATGCCCCATATCTGATTTCACAATCACCATAGTAAATCCAGCTTTTATAGCCTCTTTTTTGCACCATTCGATCATCTCCTCTCGGACCTTATACTTttcacacttaaaaaaataattggcagTGTTAACCAAAATATTTGCGGGTTCAACTACATTAGGTTGTGCAATGTCGGGTTCATCGATGTTCGGTTTCATTTTAAACGGAGGTTCGGCCATCACAAACCCTACCTATcacaataaattcaaaattttaaaaagctgTCCAGTTTGGCATATGGGATCCGAAATGGGTTCGGATTGTATGAGCCAAATGCGACTGCGAtcataaaaccatgaaaattgaaaaaattaacagTTTAAAGTGCGTATTACCTCTTGTATGACTCCGATTGAGTATTGCTCCCCTCTTTGAGTGAATAAATGTTGCTTTCAAGTCTCTGATACGCCAAAAAAATCGCCCTAGCTCCAAAGCTCCCAATTGAGTGTCCAAGTGGTTATGAAAGTGCAACTTCTGAAATATATGCTATATAGACTCTATTCGGATCCTACACACCGAATATGAGCGTTTTCGGTTGGTAGAATCCGaaatgatgcaaaattttaaaaatcaaagcatttcggattgtacagtccaaaatcaagttttcctgGGCAAATCATCAACGATGTACAAGTCAGACATAGCCAACCAATGgcttgtttaaactggtttcggattgtatggtccATATCAAACAAGTTTCGGCTTCCATACCCCAAAACCGTTAAAAATAAGGAcgttcggattgtacagtccaaacccAGGTTTTCTTGGGCAAAACATCACGTACAAGGCAGGCATAACCAGCCaattgcttgtttaaactgatttcggattgtatggaccataacaaacaaatttcggATTCTAGAGTCCAAACGCATTTATAGGGTCAAAATGGTCACTTTGGGGGGCCTTGGAGGAAACAATGAGGgagaaaaaagcaattttcatcATTGACGAGAGATCTTATTCAACTCCTTTTTAAGCAATGTCTTCTTCAACTTCGCTATCTAATGTCTTATATGCATTTTATGCCTTGAGATATTGTAATATTATATTGTCTTAATGTTTTTTAATTCAGAAATGCTATGTATACACAAATccataacaaaaatacaacattaaTACTATACTATTGCTTTGTACctctatttctattttatttttattttgtataccAAACTGGCACACATGTgacttatttttcttctttttccattttttcttttaacttttttccCTTTCTCTTTCTTCACCAAACAACAACACACACAGGTGAGAGGCTGAGAGCACAACCTCTTCCCTTTTAGCTTTTTCCGCCGCGTAACCTCTTCAAGCTGCCACAGTCGTCGCTAGTCGTCTCTCTCCACTCTGCCACCTTCTTGTCTGTGTCTTGTTCTGTCTCTCGCTCTACTCACTGCGTATGCGATCTCTCTCGCTCTCCTCGCTTCAATGTGATCTCTTTCTCACTCTCCTCGTTGCAATTTGTTACCTGAAGCTCTGTTTATCCTTAAGGTAAGCattctttaaaaatgaattaggATTAGGGTGAAATGATTTAGGTTATAAATTGGGGGTTAAATGATCTAGGGTCTAAATTTCAGGTTAAATGATTTTAGTATTCTCACCATCTATGAGCATTCATCATCATTGTGCACAAGCTATTTGATAAAATGCTTGAATTGTTggatttagaagaaaaatggtttttttttttttgctagaaATTGGGCTTAATGTGTCCAACTTTGGCTATTGTAGTCAACTGATTTAGTTGCCTAATGTCAATGTATTGTTTTGATCATATGTCTACATGAAGCTTTTGTTgcaattgaaaaagaaattgaaccTGTTGATGAAAGCATGATTTGGTGGAATATGCAAAGTTGTTGCCTATGCACTGCTGCTTATTTCCTGTTATCACTATAAAGCCAAGGTGAAGTCCCAGTGCCCGTTACAGAGGTCCGGAGCCTGTATGAGATTTTAGGTATTTACAAATGAATTCAAAGCTATACAAGTATTTACTTGATTTGATTTAGGCTACGTTTGAtcaaattaagctataagctagctgaaaTGATAATGGCTTTTGAGTGTAATACTTGAAATGATTATGTGTGTGGCTTGTAATGAAATTATAAGCTGAAACGTTTTCTGCAATATCTGTTATCCAGACACATgttctaaaacaaatataccACATTTTTTTAACTGTTCATTTATACACCCATTTTATACATtcatttctatttattttttatttctttaaaacaCTGCACACATGTGAATCTCTCTCTCTTCCCTGTTTCCTTGTTTCTGAAAAACGTAAACACACGCTCTCACCTTGTTGCTCCATCTCGTCACCGCCGCTGCCTGCCACCATCATCGCTTCTGCCGCGTTctgctctctttctctctctctcgctCTCCTCGTTGCAATCTTTTTCTCACGCTCAAACACATTGTTAACGTAAGCATTCTTTAACAATGAATTAGGGTCAAACAATTTAAAGTATAAATTGGGGGTTAAACGATCCAGGGTATAAAGTATAAATCATAGTTTAAGGGGCTTCTGTGACTCTTGTTTTTTCCACAAAATTTGTTCCTGAATTGCTTCATAGATGATAGTTTTGTTCTTACTAGCTTAATATATTTTCATGAAATTAGATCTTGCAAATTGTATATGgaaataacaatttttaacTTGATTTTGGGATTTTGACTGATTAGTGTTTGTTATACTACATTAAAATGGTTTGGATAGATCAaagatgtatttgataattgaacCGACTATTTCCATGTTGCTCAAAAGATAGTGGAAGGCAAAGGGTGTACAAAAAGAGGGAATGGAAATTGAGTTGTTTTCAAAATGTTAGGGACCTCGGGAAAAATAAATAAGgcgaaaatatataaaaaaaaaatgtagaaagaATAAGGATTGAACTAAACTTGAAGACATGGTGTAGTATGAATTAGTTTCTAGTTTAGGATAGCTTGTAGTAATATTGAAAATaactgataattattattaatattattaagaaGACTTGTAATCACTTGGCGAGTTGAACGCCGTTTTTATTTGTCGAAGAACCTTTCTATGTATTTGAGTAAAATGGTCAGATTAGGCGTGCACCACCTGTCGTAAGAGTTGAGAATATATTTGAGCATGTTCAACTATAGTAGAGTTCCTTATTATTTGTGGTTAAGCTATAGTAGAAGTACTTATTACTTGTGATGTGATCAATGATTAGCTTGTTCATAAGTTCAATATGTAGAGTAATGAAAGGAAATCCCATAGTGTCTGACATATCATTTTCTGCAACTTTTAGATTGCACCACATACCTGTCATGATAAATCGATAATATCTTGTTTTGAATTGGTTATAAATTGATAATATCTTGTTTTGAATTGACTTAGGCTTCAACCATACTTTCTTGGATAGTTTTCTCGCTTGATTTTTGTCTAAGTTAAGAGTACTTATGTAATATAGTTATGTGATATTGATCTCTATATGTGCACATTAGAATATATTCCCATTTCCATGTGTAATATAGTTGTTGTTGACTAAGGGGTTCTATCTGGTGTGTTGAAGTGTGGCTATTGTTTTTTTGGTGTTTACTTGATATGTTTCTATGCTCAATGTGTACAGATGTTTTGATCTGATTAAACTTTTCCAATTTCGCAGATTACAAGGTGAACAAAGGAATGCTCTTCTTTGATGCAATTTGATCTGCTCAAAATTCTTCTTTTAATGGAAATGGACACAAGATGGAGCCAACCTGATATTTGGTATTATATCTTTTACTAGTGTTTTAGAGGTAGCCTGGTCTCTATAGGTTGTTTGAGAGAATTTAGTGGTTGTGCTGTATGGTTGGTTTTGCACTAGAGACAATATTCTTAGGAGTAGTCTCACTTTTGTACAATGAACTTAATTTGTAATGACTGACACATTTTGTAAGAATTTAACTCTAGCCACTTTTTTCATTTGTAGGTTGCTTCTTGAGGTTACTTAGCATGAATGATGAATCCCAAGTTTGAGCACATATTGTGGAGCTAAGGTTAAGGTATCACATCATGTAACTCTTGTTCTCCCAATTTTCACAATTCTTAACATGCATCAGTGTTTATACTTTCACTACTGCTGGTTTTGCATCTCATAATGTACACTACAGCTGGTTTATAGGTGGAACCTTGACACTCTTTATGTCATAGACtatatcattttgtttttttatttgaatattgCACTCTTTAATGTAGCAATGTGTCCAATGTTGAACTTTCATTTCTCTTTTGTGCTTCCCATTATTACTCCTAGATTTAAGGggtcactttattattattattaactataCTTACTACTTTTGTGGCATAATAATATCAATGATGTTCCATAAGGGATATCAAATGACTTTATAGGAACTTCTCTACTGTTGTTGACTGAAAAATATTGAGTTGTGTTAAATGTGAGATGTATACGATAATAAGACTAGTAGATAAATATTGAGTTGTGTTATAGGGACTTTCTAGTATGGTGTAATTAGTGCTGGTAGTGTTTGGATGTTGATATGCAATTATATGTTAATGTTGATGTCCAGTTTTCCAGTGTGTTATGATTAGAATTGGAGTACTCGTAGTAATGTGTTAGATAC from Trifolium pratense cultivar HEN17-A07 linkage group LG1, ARS_RC_1.1, whole genome shotgun sequence includes these protein-coding regions:
- the LOC123894544 gene encoding uncharacterized protein LOC123894544 codes for the protein MPSTRSRGERLVQLVSEPERLLRRRNLENQLEIPLPDLVMAEAQQERPLRSYAIPSQEEPHNSIAAPAIEANNFELKPSLLSAVQQNQFSGNPTDDPNLHLSIFLQYADTVKANGVCPEAIRLRLFPFSLRDKVRAWLQSLPSNSVATWNELKKVFLARYFPPSKTAMLRAQINGFRQRDNESLFEAWERYKEMISICPHHGLENWLIIHTFYNGLLYNTRMTIDAAAGGALMDKPYNQAYQLIESMDQNHYQWGNERTTVEKPQTKGGMYEISNMDHINAKLDALTQKIESLTNAPKATVAATIQNCELCGAQGHTIAECRLLTEAPTDQVNYTQGNSYNQNQRNHPYLSYNSNNALYALGQAPTPSPPGFQKPAQNVPMKSNLELMMENFIAVQTQTNKEVLNQNIHTSEQIKQLTSRLDVLTTHNKMLETQIAQVAQQQASTSAPAGIFPGQPQPNPRGHVNAVILRSGTQYDGPADPRTKNPAMQPNSDKTTEKERQFKKFVELLQKLNITIPFTEAITQMPSYAKFLKDILTNKKKIEEEETVMLTAECSSILQNNMPPKLKDPGSFSIPCVIGKHVIDRALCDLGASISLMPMPIYEKLKLGELRPTKMSIQFADRSVKYPLGILENVPVRIGQFFIPTDFIVMDIREDSNTPIILGRPFLATAGAIIDVKKGKLTFEVGEEKVEFILTQFMNASAIEDSCYMLDVVKECGKEMEKDKTKNSEILKTLIPPTHKNGNDDLAKCLKKSSCYRLDIAESNVDNTPFKRAPPDILKAHPESNIFQNKTSPFASKKKKRKRKTPMRWFDMFKWRPKDVGHNFKNVSLEEAPY